The Sesamum indicum cultivar Zhongzhi No. 13 linkage group LG6, S_indicum_v1.0, whole genome shotgun sequence genomic interval TGCTTTCTGAAATCATGTAATTGCAACTTCAGAGAGTGTAAATTCCTCGCGAGCACTCATCTGTTGTCAAATGAGTTAATGAATAATAGCATTTGCATCTAGAAAAGTTTTAGTCCTGATCCAACTCAGTCAAACTTGAACCAATTATGTAACGAGTGTAATACACTTGTCGtgtaattgatgtataattaaaaaaaaaaaagatcaatcACAATACAGGTGTCAGTGATTGGTCGATTCAGCCACACCTGATTCTGGCAAGAGTTTTCCTTGCATCTTTGTTCTCCTACCTAGTCACTCTTCAGTTACTGTCAATGCATCTCTAATAAATACCATGTTTTAACATTGATTTAGTGTTGAGATTCAGGACAAGTTCATAAATCTGAACACCTTCCCATCATAAAACCTCAGTCGTATGTTTTTGCTTGTGTTTTAGCCATCTGCGGAATCCACTTGACGACAATTCTTATGTTAAGGTTTTCAGTTTCAAAAACAGCAGTGTATCACTCTCGACAAACAGACGCTGAAAACACCCACAATGCCTGAAATTCAATGTAGAAATTTTCAACCTGGAAATGACCAGACAGCACCAGGAACAATGTTGTCTCATCAGCTCTACAAGCAAATTGTCATGAAAGACAACTTTCTTATGCATGAACAGGGCAGCAACTACACAAGTCTTAAACACTTCAGTGGGCGCGATCTCTGATAACTTCAAGATCCATTTCTGTCGGGTCGGTCGCCTGAATCTCGTAATGAACACCGTCCAGGGCTCGTTTGACGCTGTCTTTAGATGTAGCATAAAGCATCTTTGCACGAATCCGTGAGATTGCTGGAGACCTGATTAGCATtacatacatttttatttacgaATGGAACTCTGGAATTGAGCCTTGGACAATCAAAAACTAGGTAAAAACTAACCAGGCAATGAAGAAAATCTTGCTCTTCTGACAGTTCTCAGAAGTCACGAAATCAAAATCATATACTGCATATCGACAGTCGTCCTCCGGCAAGGATTCAGCAAAATCATCGTAGTTTTCAGCAGAGCCACCTGTCTTCTCGACGACaacctcatttttcttttcgtcGATCTTGAAGATCACGTAGCGATGcgccttcttcttcttcagttcCATGAATGTGTTTTTGCTGTGATCAGCCATACCCATACCAGAAGAAGCATTCGGCTACACAGACCAAGATCATgagaatatatacatacataaatatatatatgttaccGTTAAGTGATGGAGGAATTTACAGGTCGACAAAGCCAAGAAACTAGGAGCAGGACCCGAAAGAGAGAATGTCTTGTAATAACAGTTTCTTCCAAGAATCAAGATTTCACACTCACACAAACACACTAGGTCGATCAAACATATGCAGCTGCAAGAAAGAACAGGAAGCATGCCAACAAATTGGAAGCAGGACTTAAGAAGAGCAAATTGTCTTGTAATAACATTTTCTTCCGAGAATCAAgatttcacacacacatacactcaAAAACACACAGGTCGATGgatcactagaaaaaaaaattactgttaCCTACAATTTTATAGCTATGGATTAAAACCATCTTAAATAGCTATTATTAACCACGACTAAAcaaaaatcgatgcaaaagcTTAATTTATTCGTTATGAAAACTATTTTGTCCATGTCTACAAGCCGCGCATGTGTTTTCCATGACTTTTAGCAATACAGATGTATTAGCAATCGCAAAAACCACGCGAACAACCGTGGCTTGACCGtggtaaattacttttttactataactattaatttttaactatgataatttgtcataattaaatgttatacTTATTGTAGTGGATATATATAGCTGCAAGAAATTAAGAAGAGAAAAACATGCCAGCAAACTAAAAGCAGGACCTAACTGAACAAATGTCTTCTAGTAACATTTCCTTCCAAGAATCAAGATCtctcactcacacacacacacactggttcataaaatatatgtagCTGCAAGAAAGAACAGAAACCACGCCAACAAACTAGAACCAGGATTGTCTTGTAATAACCGCTGCACACAATAGCAGAAAACTACGCTTTCCAAGAATCAAGATTTCTCACAAATACACACAGTAGACAGAGCAAAGAGTGATGAACTTGTACCCCTCTGATTCTGAAGGACATGGCTGGTGCTGCGGGAGGATGAATGATAGAGGAAACAAAgagattttcaaattcttgcaagaaaaatatatgggcttttttaatgtataaaCCAAAAACTGTGGTTAGAAAGTGTTGGACGGAAAGGCAGAATATATTCGGCAGCAAACCAAATGGACAAAGGAGACCCATATTCTTTACTTCACCCACCTTTAGCTCTAGTCAACACAACAGTGAGACCACaggtaaaattgcaaatttag includes:
- the LOC105165644 gene encoding actin-depolymerizing factor, giving the protein MSFRIRGPNASSGMGMADHSKNTFMELKKKKAHRYVIFKIDEKKNEVVVEKTGGSAENYDDFAESLPEDDCRYAVYDFDFVTSENCQKSKIFFIAWSPAISRIRAKMLYATSKDSVKRALDGVHYEIQATDPTEMDLEVIRDRAH